A region of the Gadus morhua chromosome 1, gadMor3.0, whole genome shotgun sequence genome:
CCTGGTTGTAGCCCTGCTGGTTGTAGTCGGGCTGGTACCCGCCCCCCTGGGTGCCGGCGTAGGGGTCCTGCTCGTAGCCCCCCTGCTGGCCGAAGGCCTCCGGTGCAGCGGCCTTCTCCTGCGGGGGAGGGGCCCGCATGAAGGGGGCCAGGATCCCCGTCTCCTTGAACACGAACCACAGGTTCCCCCCCCACAGGATGAGGTTGATGAAGCCAAACGcctagaggggggaggaggaggagagaggggagagggggggagagagaagagaggggaggagagcaggagagaggagagaggagaggaggaggagaggagagaggagagaggagagaggggaggagaggagagaggggagaggggggggagagagaagagagggggaggagagaggagagaggagagaggagagaggagcgaggagagaggagagaggagagaggggaggagggaggggggaggagagaggggagggaggcgagggggaggagagaggagagaggagagagggggaggagagaggggagaggggggagagagaggggagagggggggagagaggagagaggagagagggggaggaggaggagagaggggagaggggggggagagaggagagagggagagaggagagaggagagaggagagaggagagaggagggagagggagggggaggagagagggggaggagggatgggggaggagagaggagagggggggagagggagggcgggagagagggggaggagagaggagagggggggaggagagagagggggaggagagagggggaggagagagggggaggagaggagagaggggcaggagaggaggagagaggagagagggggaggagagaggagagaggagagagggggaggtgagaggagagcggagagaggagaggaggagaggatagttggagagggagagaggagaaagaggagaggaggggagatgggaggagagaggagaaaggaaaggagaggagcagaATAGAATAAGATGAGAGAATATCCGTAGGAGCCATACCATGGAGGGGTTTAGCATGCTAGCTAGTTCTACGCTAGCAGTAACATTGAGGTATTTAGCATGCTAGGAAGCTCTAGGCTAGCTGTACCCTGGAGCTGTTTAAAATGCTAGTTAGCTCTACTCTAGCCGTAACATTGAGGTGTTTAGCATGCTAGTTATCGCTACACTAGCAGTACATGAGAGGTGTTTAGCATGCTAGTTAGCTCTAGGTTGTCCCGTACCACAGAGGTGTTGAGGCCGGGACATGACGGGGTCGTGGACATCCTTGCAGTGGTTCTCCTCGTTGCTACAGGCGGCGATCATGGTGAGGACCATGTCGGGGTCCGTCGCCCTCTTCACGTCGGTGAGACCCTTCGCCCACGCAGCTGAACTCACCAGCCACATGAAGGCAAAGACCCCCGTCACACCcaggtcctacacacacacacacacacacacacacacacacacacacacacacacacacacacacacacacacacacacacacacacacacaacacacacacacacacacacacaccacaacacacacacaccacacacacacacacacacacacacacaaacacactttagcTAGGCTAGGTTTTGCATGTTAAGCTAGGCAATGTTCGCCTGGCTACGTGTTATTAGCTAGGCTAGCTGTTATATGCTAGGCTAGTTGTTACATGATATTTTTAGTGTGTTGCCTGGACTAGGCAGTGGTAAGTTATGATGGTTAGTTAGTGATGGTTACTAGGTGATGTTGAGTTAGTGATGCTACTCTGTGAGGTTAATTAGTGACGGTTGCTAGGTGAAGTTGAGTTAGTGATGGTAACTAGGTTAGCCTCTTGTTGTGAGCTAGGCTAGACGTGGTGTGCTGGGCTAGGGTGCTATGCTAGCGTTCTATTAGCACGCCCCTGTTGTGTGCTAGGCTAGACGTGGTGTGCTAGGCTAGGCTGCTACGCTAAGATACTATTAGCGGGGCCCTGTTGTGTGCTAGGCTATACGTGGTGTGCTAGGCTGGGCTGCTATGCTAACATAAAGTTGGCGGGCCCATGTTGTGAGTAAGGCTAGGCGTGGTGGGTTATGCTAGGCTGCTATGCTAACATACTATCAGCGGGCCCTTGTTGTTCTCCTTGTACTTCTCGTAGGCGAAGACGTAGATGAAGAGCGCCGCAGTGGAGTAGAGGAAAGCGAACACTCCGATAGTGACGAAGAACTCAGCGGAGGAAGAGTAGTCCCCGATGAGGAAGAGGCGCTCCGGGTTTCCCCCCGTGCAGGTGGGGGCGTCGAAGTACACCATGTGCATCCTGGAGACAACAGGACGCTAGTCTTCTACCGCATCAAGGTACTCAAGTAGCCATTGAGCATGAGACGGGTGGATGGTGATAGTGAACATAAGGAGGGTGTATATATGTTGATAGTGAACATAATAAGTGTGTTTGATGATGGTGAACATAATAAGTGTGTTTGGTGATAGTGAACATAATAAGTGTGTTTGGTGATAGTGAACCTAATAAGTGTGTTTGGTGATAGTGAACATAATAAGTGTGTTTGGTGATAGTGAACATAATaagtgtgtatatatggtgATAGTGAATATAATAAGTGTGTTTGATGATAGTGAACATAAGAAGTGTGTATATATGGGGATAGTGAACATAAGAAGTGGGTTTGGTGATAGTGAACATAATAAATGAGTATTTGATAGTGAGCAGACCTGAATGGGTATTCGAACTTCACCTCGATGCTCAGATCACTCTCTGTCCGGTTCTTACACTCCACCGCCATCTTGAACATCCCAGAATAACTTCCACAGGTGGAGAACGCAAAGATGGAGAAAaactaggagagagagagcgcgagagagagagagaaagcgagagagagagagaaagcgagagagagagagagagagagaggagagagagagagaggagagagagagagagagaggagaggagagagagagagagagagaggagagagagagagagagagagagagagagagagagagatggatagagtgaTGGATAGAGTGAAAGAGTGATAGAAAACAGATAGATATTTGAGATGTTACTCAAGGATGATTACTAGGTTATGGGTTAGTTAGTGATGGTTACTACCTGATGGCTAGTGAGTTATTGTATGGTAATGGTAACAAGGTGATTGTTATCTAGTTCTGATTAGTTAGGGATGGTAAATAGGTGATTGGTTAGTTAGTGATGGTAAATAGGTGATGGTTTTAAGTCGATTGGTTAGTTAGTGATGGTAACTAAGCCATGGTTACAAGGTGAATGGCTAGTTATTGATGTTTACTAGGGGATTGGTTAGTTAGTGATGGTTACCAGGTAATTGGTTAGTTAGTGATGGTTATCAGGTGACTGGTTAGTTAGTGATGTTACTAGGTGATTGGTTAGTTATTGATGGTTACTAGGCTATTGGTTCGTAAGTGATGTTAACTAGGTAATTGGTATGTTGGTGATGGTTACTAGGTGATTAGTTAGTTAGTGATTGTTACAAGGTGATTGGTTAGTTAGTGATTGTAACTAGGTGATTGGTTTATTTAGTGATGGTAACTAGGTGATAATTTACCCATTGTAAGGCTTTGATGAAACCCAACGGAACTTTCAGGATACGGAACTGCCCTTGGGCAACCagctggagagcgagagagagagagacacatagacatagacgtagacagagagagagagagagagataagatagagacatagacagacagccagacagacagacagacagacagacagacagacagacagacagacagacagacagacagataaagaaagagagagagataggtggacagagagagaaaaagagacagtgagggagagggggaggtgtgagagagagagagagagagagagagagagagagagagagagagagagagagagagagagagagagagagagagagagagagagagagagagagagagagagagagagaggatgtaaaATTATGTTACACATGAGATACcgatgtttttgtatatagtatGACGTAACATAGGCATAGCATTCCATGAGCATAGCATAGTAGCATCAGTGTCGGGAAGGTTTAGGCTACTAAACCATATTCACGTATCTATAGAGATGTATTCATGTATCCATAAGGACGTATTCATGTACCCATACTGATCTGTTCATGTTCTAGAGGGATACATTCATGTATTTATAGagatgtattcatgtatttagaGAGATGTATTCATGTAGCTAGAGAGATGTATTCATGTATCCATAGGGATGCATTCATGTATCCATAGGGACCAGACTAGACCGGACTAGACCTGACTAGACCGGAATACACCTGACTAGACCTGACTAGACCTGACTAGACCGGACTACACCTGACTAGACCGGACTACACCTGACTAGACCGGACTAGACCTGACTAGACCGGACTAGACCGGACTACACCTGACTAGACCTGACTAGACCGGACAAGAAAGGACTAGACCTTACTAGACCAGACTAGACCTGACTCGACCTGACTAGACCTGACTAGACCGGACTACACCGGACTAGACCGGACTAGCAGCAGACTAGACAGGACTAGACCTGACTAGACCGGACTAGACCGGACTAGACCGGATTAGATCTGACTAGACCTGACTAGACCGGACTAGACCGGACTAGACAGGACTCGACCGGACTCGACCGGACTAGACCGGACTAGACCGGACTAGACCGGACAAGAAAGGGCTAGACCTGACTAGACAGGACTAGAGCTGACTAGACCTGACTAGCAGAAGACTAGACCTGACTAGACCTGACTAGCAGAAGACTAGACCGGACTAGAAGAACACTGGACCAGAATAGCAGCAGACTAGACCTGACTAGACCGGACTAGCAGCAGACTAGCAGCAGACTAGACCTGACTAGACCGGACTAGAAGCAGACTAGACCTGACTAGACCGGACTAGCAGCAGACTAAACCGGACTAGAAGCAGGCCATTGCTGGTTCTGTTCCAGGAGGATCTGGGTGCAGGGGCCAGTAGTTCTATGTGAGCTAGTGTCCTGAGGTCCAGCAGGCGGCcattttacccccccccccccccccccccacccccccagagaCCCCCTCCCAATGGGTCCAGCACCAGGTCTGTTTACGTATCTAATCCACTGCAACACGAGCCGCTAGCGCCTGACAGCGGGGGGATGCTGAGGCAGCGGCGTACTCCGCCCTGGAGACTGAGTACTACACCGCGCACCATCCGAGAGCATCCACGCACCACACTGCATCCAACCTGCCTCCTGCATCCCCCCCCTCATcctgcatccatccatcctccatcAACCCACCACCCAGCTCCCTTCATCCACCCATCCTGCTCCACCCATCCTGCCCTTCGCCCATCCAGCTCCACCCTCTCAGCCACACGTTATATTCTCCATGTCCGCATTACAGATAAAATAATCTTACCTTGTTCACGAGATCCATCCTGAcgactggagaggagaggagaggacagagaggagagaggatggagggagagagagagagaggggagggaggggagagagagggggagggggcgatagagcgagagggtgggggaggggaccAGAGCCTACTGCGTCACGCCGCTTCCACTGTGTTGACGTGGAGCTGCGATGATGAACACACggatcacagaaacacactctaTAGTAGGCTCATTCAGGAGGGCTAGGTGCTACATTACATAGGATAGATGTAGCTAC
Encoded here:
- the LOC115541876 gene encoding LOW QUALITY PROTEIN: synaptophysin-like (The sequence of the model RefSeq protein was modified relative to this genomic sequence to represent the inferred CDS: deleted 1 base in 1 codon); the encoded protein is MDLVNKLVAQGQFRILKVPLGFIKALQWFFSIFAFSTCGSYSGMFKMAVECKNRTESDLSIEVKFEYPFRMHMVYFDAPTCTGGNPERLFLIGDYSSSAEFFVTIGVFAFLYSTAALFIYVFAYEKYKENNKGPLIDLGVTGVFAFMWLVSSAAWAKGLTDVKRATDPDMVLTMIAACSNEENHCKDVHDPVMSGLNTSVAFGFINLILWGGNLWFVFKETGILAPFMRAPPPQEKAAAPEAFGQQGGYEQDPYAGTQGGGYQPDYNQQGYNQTQEADFGPGYGQPAAAPTSFSNQM